TCGGTTAGGGTCGGAACCTTACATTAAAACAGATCTGAAAACCGGTAGCGGAAGTCGCGGGCGGCTTGTTGTTTTAGTCGTACGATGGACTTCCTAGTCCGTCGAATCCACCATTGACGGACTAGGAAGTCCATCCTACACCCCATGCCGCAGGAGACTTCATCAAATCAACAAGCCGTCAAGACTTTCGATTACACGAAAACGCCCCTAAAACAACCGCACACGTTCCGCGGCTCTAAGGTTGATGAAGCAGCGGTCACCGCTAGTGCATTATAATTGGTGTGGGTGCTTGGTTTCTTTCGAATGCTGGTGGAGGCTACGACGATGACCACGATGCGATATTTGTTTTCCAGTCTGTTGCTTGCTGGATTCTTGCTTTCGTCCGTAGCCTCGGCTGACGATGCGAAAGCCGAAGCGATCAAAGAAGATCGCAAGAAAATTGAAGGGAAATGGCAAATCGTTGAACTGGTCATCCAGGGGAACAAGTCGAAGGATGAAGACGCCGCAAAGTTTACCGTGGTTAACGACGATAAGGGCGCATGGACCCTCTGGTCTGACGATCGCAAAGTCGCGATGGGGACCAGCACTTTCGACCCAACAACAAAGCCAAAGACGATTGACTTCACGCCGAGCGAAGGGGACGCAAAAGGCAAGCAGTTTTTCGGAATCTATCAACTCGAAAAGAACGCTCGGAAATTGTGCTTTGCACCCTCGGGAAAGGTTCGGCCCACTGAGTTTTCTTCCACGGCTGAGAACCAGCACATTTTCGTTACGCTGAAACGGATAAAGTCTGAGTAGTGAAGTATCGAATTCACGCCTGGATAGGGCGGTTGCAATAATTTGCGTCTGTTTGTGCTGTGACCTATCGCATGCGAGACCCGATTTGAATCTGGCAGTCGTGTCGCGGTTGCGTTTCTGCATTGGATGGTGAATTGAAATGAAAGTGCTGTCGGTTGTTGAAACGGCGATCTATGTCGACGACCTCGATGCCGCCGAAGACTTCTATCAACGAATCCTTGGTCTGGATGTGATTGCCAAAGAGCCCACGCGGCATGTTTTCTTTCGAGTCGGCCAGGCCCAGGTTCTGCTCGCGTTCAATCCGAAGACGACATGCACGGGAGACAAGCTGCCGCATCATGGTGCAATGGGACCAGGCCATTTCGCGTTAGGCATTGAAAGACAGTCGCTCGGTGATTGGCGGCAACACCTGCAGGATCATCGCGTCCAGATCGAAGCCGAAGTGGAATGGCCCGCCGGCGGACAGTCCATCTACTTTCGCGATCCAGCTGGCAATTCGGTCGAATTAATCACGCCCGGTGTCTGGCAATTGCCGAGTGGATGGTGAGACACCGATGCTTATCGATCTTGTAATACGGCATCCACTAGTGACGACGCGAAAGGTCGTTCAGTCATCATTTGAGAAGATCGGAACAATACCCCAAGGAATCATGCATGAACGAAGATGACGTTCGCGAGCACAATCGTCGGTCGTGGGACAAGCAGGTCCGCGAAGGCAACCGATGGACCAAACCGGTGGATCAAGAAACGATTCGGAAGGCTAGAAATGGTGAGTTTGAAATCGTCTTGACGCCTACAACTCCGGTGCCCGCCGATTGGTTCCCACCACTCAATGGGGTAAAGACGCTTTGCCTTGCCTCGGCGGGTGGTCAACAGGCTCCGGTGCTTGCAGCGGCCGGCGCGGAAGTGACGGTCTTTGACAACTCGCCACGACAATTGGACCAAGATCGAATGGTCGCCGAGCGTGACGGACTGCAGATCAGTTTTGTCGAAGGCGACATGGTCGATCTGTCGGTGTTCGAATCCGAATCATTTGATTTGATCTTTCACCCCTGCTCAAACACGTTCGTTCCAAGCGTGTTACCCGTTTGGCAAGAATGCTTTCGGGTGTTACGAAGCGGTGGCATTTTGATGGCAGGATTCACCAATCCGGTTCGGTACATCTTCGACGATGAACGAAAGGAGAATGGAAATCTGGAGGTTCGCTATCCGCTGCCTTATTCCGACCTGGATTACCTGGATCAGCCGCACATCAAACAGGCGATTGAATCAGGGTTCGCGTTAGAGTTCGGCCACACGCTGGAAGATCAAATCGGCGGGCAATTGAAAGCGGGTTTTCTGCTGGCGGGTTTTTACGAGGACCGCTACGGCGAATCGGATTCCGATCCGCTCTCAAACTTCCTCGACACCTTCATCGCAACGCGCGCGATCAAACCATGATTGATCTACATTCGCATCAAACGTGATCGTGGTCGCCGTAAGTGCTTATTTACAAGGAGTTTGCGGAAACCGCCTTTTCCTTGTCCGACACGTTATCCGAGCTTGCGGCCGAAATTTCAGACGCCTCGCCAGAGCAATAAACGGTATCGATGTGGCATATTGCCACACTGCGGGCTGTGGTGTATCATTCAGTGGCAATACGCCACTTTCTATTTTTGGCAACTTTGGAGGATCGGAATGGCGACAACAAATAACGATGCTCGAATCAACGTTCGCTTAGCAAGTGACTTGAAGCAGATCATTGAAGAAGCGGCGACCGCCCTTGGGCAGACGGTCAGTGAATTCACCGTCTCGACTGTCGTGCGAGAAGCACGTCAGGTGATTCAAGAGGCTCAGTTCACACGACTATCCAATCGGGATCGTGATGCGTTTTTAGAGGCTCTTCAGGCGTCAGATGCAAAGCCAAACGATGCATTAAAGGCTGCGGCTCGTCGTTACAAGAAGCGACTTGGTTAAATGAGCAACTCCGCATGGACCGTTGAGCCATTCGAGCGAAAAAGTCATGATCGTACCGGATTCGACTGCGGTGTTGAGGTACTGAATGATTGGCTTGCGACGAAGATTAGCCAGTACGAAAAGCGAGATCTTGCTCGAACGTATGTCCTCGTCGAAGATGGCAGTGTTACGATCAGGGGATACTACGCCCTCTCGAACCACACGGTTGTTTTCGAAGCGTTGCCCGACGATCAAGCCAAAGGATTACCTCAAATTGACATACCCGTTGTGCTGCTTGGCAGGCTCGCTGTCGATAAAAACGCACATGGGGAAGGACTTGGGGAGTTCCTGTTGATGGACGCCCTCCGGCGAGCCGAGTATCTGGCAGCAAGAATTGGCATTCAGGCGGTAGAAGTCGAAGCCATTAACGATCACGCTAAACAGTTCTATCTCAAATACGGATTCACGCCACTAGAAGATGATCCTCAAAATCTGTTTCTCCCGGTGAAGGTTATCCGCAAATTGAGACTGCCATCGCTGTAGGGAATATGATGCTCGGGGACAGAGCAGATGCTCGGGGACAGAGATGCTCGGGGACAGAGCATGATGCTGCGGCAGGCGGGGTCACCCTGTGAGGACTAGGGGCCGGCAATGCGGCTGATTGCCGGTGCGTTGCGTTAGATGACCGATGCCGATCGCAACCTGCTCGGCTCAAGACTAGAGCAAACGCGGCACAACCATGCACCCTTTTGATATCGACTGCGTCATGTCGTTCGCCGTAGCGAAAAATGGGGGACGGTGGTAGTCGGGAATGATAGCAGTGATGCGTCAGCCTGGGCAGCGAATGAATAATCGCAGGACATGCTAGCAACCGGGGAGCGTTGCTCCTCTTTTGCCGGGATCGCACTCTTTCCCCGGGTGCGGAGATGAGCTGCGGTCACAATTGTGCTCTGTCCCCAATCTCCGTCCCCAATCTCCCATTGTGCTCTGTCCCCAAACTCCCCAAACTCCCTGTCCCTAAGCTCCCCACCGAGTGAGGGTATGAGCTATGGTTGCAATTGTGCTCTGTCCCCCGACTGCTATTGTGCTCTGTCCCCCGACTGCTGTCCCCCGACTGCTCGTCCCCCGACTGCTGCTAGGGAACGGGGGTAATTGAACCCAAGATTGGTGAGCCGCCGGGGAAAGTGTTCCCGCCGCCATCAAAAAACTCATCGGCTCCGGAGCCTCCGAGCAAGGACGATGCTTGGGGACAGAGCATGATGCTGCGGCAGTCGGGGTCACCCTGTGAGGACTAGGGTCCGGCAATGCGGCTGATTGCCGGTGCGTTGCGTTAGATGACCGATGCCGATCGCAACCTGCTCGGCTCAACACTAGAGCAAACGCGGCACAACCATGCACCCTTTTGATATCGACTGCGTCATGTCGTTCGCCGTAGCGAAAAATGGGGGACGGTGGTAGTCGGGAATGATCGCAGTGATGCGTCAGCCTGGGCAGCGAATGGATAATCGCAGGACACGCTAGCAACCGGGGAGCGTTGCTCCTCTTTTGCCGGGATCGTACTCTTTCCCCGGGTGCGGAGATGAGCTGCGGTCACAATTGTGCTCTGTCCCCAATCTCCGTCCCCAATCTCCCCCTGTCCCCAATCTCCCCACCGAGTGAGGGTGTGAGCTGTGGTTGCAATTGTGCTCTGCAATTGTGCTCTGTCCCTCGACTGCTAGTCCCCGGGCTGCTGCTAGGGAACGGGGGTAATTGAACCCAAGATTGGCGAGCCGCCGGGGAAAGTGTTCCCGCCGCCATCAAAAAACTCATCGGCTCCGGAGCCTCCGAGCAAGTGGACTGCATCGCCGAACACACAGTCGGTCACGGAAATGGAATCGTCACCGGTACGGGTGCCGATCACCGACTTGCCGATCACCTCCACCGAGTCGAGGATCACTTCATCGCGTCCATTGGCGGCGCCGGTAAAGTGGATGTCTCCGCCGATAAGGCTGTCGCTGATTCGGGCGAAGCTATCGTAGGTGAAATCGCTCGTACCCGTCCCATTGAAAACCAAAATATTGAGGTCGCCCGCAATGGCATTGCCATATAGCTCGGTATAGACGCCCGCGGCAGTGCCACCGTACCCGCTGGAGACCGCCGTGCCGGGATATTGCCGGATCGTTACATCGCCGTCGATGATATTTGCGTCAACGAAGGCCGAATTCGCGTAACTGTAGCCGCTGTCGCCACTGGAGGTTGCTGTCGCTTTTGAATTGATCAGCGAGACATCGCCCAAAATTTCGTTTTCAGCGATGTTTCCGTAGTTGCCACTACTCGTGCTGTAGTCACCGGTGGTTGTACCAAAGCCAGCACCATGTTGGATCTCGACATCCCCTTGGATGAAATTGCCAGTGACGAACGAATCGTTGCCAGCAGCGAACGAAGCGTAACCATCCGATGTTCCTCTTCCCGTGCGAGTTTGGATCGAGACATCACCGACAATCGATTCGTTGTACGAGACGAAGTTCAACGTTCCAGCCGCATTGCTGCCAGATGCCGTCGCCATCGTATCGAGGTTCTTAATCGTTACATCGCCAGCGATCATTCCGTTGAATCCGACAACATTGAAATTACCGCCAGCGTCATACCCGGTGGCGTTGCCTCTGCCTTGACTGATCCAGACATCGCCGCCAATTCCGCCAACGATCCCATTGCCGTAAACCCCCGCGAGATTTCCACTGGCGTAACCGGTCGTGCTATTCGCCGTGCCATGACGCTGCTCGATTCGGATGTCACCCGCAATCGTGTCGTTGTTATTGACGATCGTGTAATTGCCATAGGCATCCGCCTCGTCCGACGTGGCGTTTGCGTCATGGTGTTTAACAGAAACATCGCCTTGAATCGAACCATTGGAGCTAACACTAGCGAAGTTGGCGGTTGCGTAACCGTAGGTGCTTTGCGCTGTCCCATTCCGCTGGTTGATCTGGACGTCACCTCCGATTTCCAAATTATCGGAAACGATCGCATAGTTACCGTAGTTGTCTTCAGCGTTTGATGCACTATGGCCGTCCAAATGATTGATTGCCACGCCGCCTGCGATTTCGTTCACGAAAATCGAGGTAGAGTTACCACGGCTTAGCAATAGAGGGGTTCCACCGCCCGAGCCATTGCCGCTGGTGACATCCACACCTCCATCGATGTCGTTGAAAATCACGGTCACCACGTTACCATTCGCCACCGTATCATCGCTGGTGGCGGTCGCGTTGCCATTGCGGACGACGACGTGCCCACCGATGACATTGTCAATCACATCGGTTTGGGTGCCAATGGCATTGATGGACGTGTTGTTAGCGGTGTTGTCACCGTTGGAAACGTTGACGTCGCCGCCAATCGTGTTTTCGATGAATTGGGTGACCTGGGCACTTATCTTGGTTGTGGATACCAGATTGCTGTCACCATTGTTGACTGTTACGTCACCTGCGATGTCAGACATTTCAATAACGATTTGGTTGGATCCGTCACCGCCATGAATGTTGAGATTACCTGCGATGGCAACGTTATTAATATAAGCGTTGTCATCGCCTTGACGTAGGTTCACGATCACGTCTCCCGTGACCGCAGGCACAGCAAACGAGTCGGCCGGCAGCGTATTGATCGTGGTGCCCGCGTTGCCGGTCACCTCAAAAAATCCAGCCACCGCTTCGATCGCGATATCGTTGTCTTCGGCGTCACACGTGATCTGCAAGTCGCCGGCGACGATTACCGCATCGCAGTTGCCCGCCAAAAGTTTGCGAGTCTCAAGTAGTTCCAAACGCAATCGACGTCGTCGACGGTTGCGAAGTGCTCGTTTATCCATTTGTAATGGAGGTCGCTCAGAATCAAACCACGTCACAGGCCGGGGAGATCGGGGCATTATTCTTTGCCTTGAAAACTTGGTGTTGAATGGAGATCATTCGCATCAAACTCGGGTACAATAGGCAGCAATGACTCCCATGTGAGTTCAGTAGGTGCATACTATTGTTGCAAATTTGCAGTGGAAGTGTGGTGAAAAAATTCTGATTGGGAAAAATCAATGACGCTGTGAAGAAGCGACAGCTGCACTCGTCGAAATCGATCGATACAGTTACTTGCACGCTGCACACCCATGCACTGTACAGCCATACCGGCATCAAATTGATTCAAAGGTTTCCTGCGGAGATCGTGGTTTTGTAGTGTGGCCAAGCTTGCTTCGTTATCACCCCGTGATCGCATTGCCATAGCGGTTACCGAGCACGTTCGGACTTATTGCAGCATAAAAAAATTGGTTACATACCACATCGCTTGGTATATTTATTCCCATGCTAAATTCGATCCCACAAACGTCGCCGCTTGGTTTCAATATTCTCAGTTCTCGTAACTTTACCTCGTGGCTGGCTAGTGAAAACGTCAGTCTTGCGCTGAGTACCTATCAGTCAGGCGAGTTGTTTTTGATCGGCCGCCAAGCGGACAATAAGATTTCCATCTTTGAACGCAAGTTTGCTCGATGCATGGGCTTATGGAGTGATTCACAGACACTCTGTTTGGCGTCGGTCTACCAGATTTGGCGGATGGAGAACATGCTTGTTGCCGGCCAAATGGATGACGGGTATGACCGCGTTTACGTGCCACGCGTTGGCTATACCACGGGCGACGTCGATGCTCATGACGTAGCCATGGAATCCGATGGACGACTGGTCTTTGTCAGCACCATGGCGAGTTGCTTGGCGACGACGAGCGACCGCTACAATCTCCAACCGCTGTGGCATCCGCCGTTTATCAGCAAGATTGCTTGGGAGGACCGCTGTCACCTTAACGGGTTGGCCTTGAAAGACGGTCAAGCTCGCTATGTGACTTGTTGTAGTCAAAGTGACATTGTCGATGGTTGGCGAGACGCTCGTGCCGATGGGGGTTGCGTGATCGACATCACCTCCAACGAGATCATCACGCAGGGACTGTCGATGCCACATTCGCCTCGAGTCTATCGAGACCGATTGTGGCTACTTGATTCGGGTCGCGGCAATCTCGGATTCATCGATTTGGCCACCGGCAAATTCGAGCCCATCGCATTTTGTCCCGGTTACGCGCGTGGGCTGGCGTTCGTCGGTGATTACGCCGTGGTTGGGCTGTCACTTCCGCGACGCGAAAACTCGTTCCACGGATTGGACTTGGATCAAAATTTGGCCAAACGAGGCGCCCGTGCCCGTTGTGGCTTGCAAGTGATCGATTTGCGGAGCGGTGATGCCGTCCAGTGGATTCGTATCGAGGGAAACATTCAAGAGCTTTATGATGTCGTTACACTTCCTGGTGTCGTACGACCCAAAGCACTCGGGTTTCTGACCGACGAAATTCATCATAGCCGCGTGCTGCCGCCGCAGGTGAACCAGCTATAGCAGCCGGCTCGATCTGGCTCGATCTGGCTCGCCTTTGCGATTCTTTCGATGATTGAGCTCAGTATGATCACTTGGCTCAATCGGTCTGCGCGGCGAATCACGTTGACGGGCAAGTTAGAGTTCCGTTTCGAACCGCGTTTGCGGTCAAGAGTATCGCTGCGGCGAGGCATCCAATCCCGATAACCACGTAGCCGACTCGGAACGCTAGCGCGTTATCGGTCGGCTCGAACGTTGCCAAAAAGCCGAAACCACAAAATGCCACGACGACAAAAAGCATCTGAGCAGCGAGGGCGGCAGCAAGTCGTTTCATGATTGCTTTTCCTTTTCACTCGCCGTATCGCCGCGATGTTTCCGGCACTTGTCGCTACAATACTTGACCTCGTCCCAAACCTTTGCCCATTTCTTCCGCCACTGAAACGTTCGTCCACAGACGACGCAGGTTTTCTCTGGCAAGCTAGGTTTCTTGTGTGGCATTGCGACTAGACTACGTCGGAGACAGAGCATGATGCTGCGGCAGGCGGGGTCACCCTGTGAGGACTAGGGTCCGGCAATGCGGCTGATTGCCGGTGCGTTGCGTTCGATGACCGATGCCGATCGCACCTACTCGGCTCAAGACTAGAGCAAACGCGGCACAACCATGTACCATCTTGTTATCGACTGCGTTATGTCTTTCTCCGTAGCAAAAAATGGGGGTGGTGGTAGTCGGAAATGATCGCAGTGATGCGTCAGCCTGGGCAGTGAATGAATAATCGCAGGACACGCTAGCAACCGGGGAGCGTTGCTACTCTTTTGCTGGGATCGTACTCTTTCCCCGGGTGAGGCTATAGCTGTGGTCGCAATTGTGCTCCGTCCCCAAGCTCCGTGCTCGTCCCCAAGCTCCAACGAAAGTGGCCGTGCTCGGCAAGTCGATCGATTTTTGCGGCCAGAACGAACCGGCCAAGAAGCCCCCGAGGTTACGCTACGCGACTTCGACTAAAATCACTGCCTCCGGTTCGTGGGGAACATGATGGCCCCGTCCCTGTTCCTGCCCCTTCCTTCAGCCTGTTTTTATAACATCGTGTTGCATTCTCATTCGCGCCGCCGATTCCTTGTAGGTTCGCTAGCTCTCTGCCTTGCCAATGGCTGTTCGCGTGACCAACGCGACGAAGTGGATTATCCCTTTAAGGTGGCGCAAACGTGGACCGCCGAAGGCGTGATGCACGGTGACATCGTCCAGTTTGAATCGGTGTTCTGGGAACCGGCGGACACGATCTCGCTGCGCAAGCTGATTGTCGAGGACGGGATTTGCAGCAGTCGCGATGTCTTGGAGATCGGGACGGGCACGGGACTGATCGCCGTGCTCTGCTTGCAGTACAACGCCAACTCGGTGGTCGCGACCGACATCAATCCGGCGGCTGTGAACAACGCGAAATACAACATCGCCATGCTCACCGAATCGACGCAGGCGGATGTACGGCAAGTCCCCCATGATGCACCGATGGCCTTTTCCACGATCGGCGATCGCGAACGATTCGATCTGATCCTTTCCAATCCACCCTGGGAAGACGGCACGGTCGAGAAGCCAGCGGAACACGCCTTTTACGATCCAAATTTTGCCTTGATGGATTCGTTGCTCGATGGATTGCCGCAACATTTAAACATTGGCGGACGCTGCTTGCTGGCTTACGGACATTTGCCAGCCATCGAACGTTTATTGCAACAGGCAACCCAGCGCGGATACGGATGCAAGATTTTGGACGATCGTAAACTGGAGGATTTGGAGACCGATTTTCTCCCAGGCATGCTGATCGAAGTCACCGTGCCAGCACACTCGCTCTCCTCCAACCACTAGCCAAGCGTCTTCGGATACATCCCGAAGAGGCCGACCATTTTGTTTGGCCAACATGGGAACAGAGCATGTTGCTGTGGTGGGCGGCAATGCCTTCGGAGGGTTGAGGCAAGTGTCGGCGCGGTTTGCAGTGTGTTCGTTCGAAGAACGTCGGCGATCTCGAATCACGCGGCTCTGGTTCTCAGCGAACGTCTTAGTACTCTCGCACGTTGAAGTCCGACACAATCCGACATCGCCAGTGAACTCACACGTGGCGGAATGTTATGAAATGCCGCAAATCGTTGATGCTCAAGGAGATCGGCGCACGAAAAAAGCCGCTTGTGATTTCACAAGCGGCTTTCTGAGTGGAGGATAACGGACTTGAACCGATGACCTCTTGCATGCCATGCAAGCGCTCTCCCAACTGAGCTAATCCCCCGGAAGGTCGTTTTGTCTGTCGCAAAGCGTACTGACTGGCCCCATCCTTCGTCAAGTCCCGCTCGTTTTCTTCGCCAAAAAAACAGCCGTCGCATCCCGCAAAACCGATTGCAGACCACTCAGAGGAGTGGATCATGCCGGTTTTGCTGATTTTATTGCCGCTAACGATTCCGAAAACCACACCGCTTTTGCGACAAAATTGCCCCCGCAGCCCACTCCAACATCGAAGTTGGAGACGGTTTGCAGCGGGAAGGTTCGCTCGGTACTCGAGCGCGGAATCGAGGGAACCGTCGAGCTGACTAGCGTCCGCAGCCGTCGTTTTGATCGCAGCGCAATCAGCGACATTCCGAACGGTGCGGCGATCGACGACGATGGTTCGCAGCGCGATCAGCGACGTTGCTGCTTGGCTCGCTTGCGAATCGGCTGGATCGGGTCGAGCGTTTCATCGTCGTATTGCTTTCGCAACCGAGCGAGCTCGGATTCCATTTCCGCCCGGACGCTGGCGTATTCGGGGTTTGCATAGACGCTGTTCAACTCGTTGGGATCCTTTTGCAGATCAAACAATTCCCAATCATCAATCGCCTCGCCTTCGAGTGCATAAAAGCGAATCAGCTTGTGACGGCCATTGGTCACACCATAGTGCCGGGCGACATTATGAGCCCCTGGGTTTTCGTAGTAGTGATAGTAAAACGTCTTTCGCCAATCTGCGGGCGTGTTGCCTTTGAAAATTGGCACCAAACTGCGGCCTTGCATGTCGCTGGGGATGTCGGTTCCGGCGATGTCCAGGAACGTTTCGGCGTAATCAAGATTCGAAACAATGTCGTTGTTGACCGAGCCCGGTTTCACCACGCCAGGCCAGCGGACCATCAACGGCGTTTTGAGCGATTCTTCGTACATCCAACGTTTGTCGAACCAGCCGTGTTCGCCTAAGTACCAACCTTGATCCGACGAGTAGATGACGACGGTGTTGTCCGCCAAACCGGCTTCGTCTAGATAGTCCAGCACCGCTCCGACACTGTCGTCAACGCTCTTGACGCAGCGAAGGTAATCTTTGACGTAACGCTGGTACTTCCACTGGACGATCTCTTTCTCGGTCATCGTGGCCTGCGCCTTTTTGAACGCTTCGTTCTTGGGGCCATAGGCGGCGTCCCAAGCTTTGCGTTGTTCGGCGTTCATCGTTCCATAGCCGGTCAGTTTCAGGTCGTTGGAGTTGAGATGTTCCTTGATCGTCATCTGTTGACGCGATGCAGAGCGGGTGCGACCCGAGTAGTCGTCCCACAGCGTTTCGGGTTCGGGGATCGTGACGTCGTCGAGCCAGTTGAGGTACTTCGGACTGGGCATCCAATTGCGATGCGGCGCCTTGTGTTGGCACATCAGCATGAAGGGCTTGTTGGGGTCACGTTGCTCTTTGAGCCACGCCAACGTTTTTTCGGTGATGATCTCGGTGGTGTATCCGGTGTGCGGCCGCATGACGGGATTGCCATCGGGTCCGGCGGTCAACATCGGCGGATTGTAGTACGGGCCTTGCCCCTTCAAGACGTCGTAGTAGTCGTAGCCCTGCGGGGTAGAGACGAGGTGCCACTTGCCGACCACGGCGGTTTGATAGCCGTTGGCCTTGAGCAATTTTGGAAACGTTTGCTGGTCGCCGTTGAAGCGATCGCGATTGGTTTTGAAGCCATTGATATGGCTGTATTTACCGGTTTGGATCACCGCTCGGCTGGGGCCACAGATCGCATTGGTGACGTAGCAGCGATCGAACCGCATGCCTTCGTTGGCGATGCGGTCGAGGTTCGGCGTGGTGATGCGGGCCGGATCGTACGCACTGAGTGCTTGTTCACAGTGATCGTCGGTAAAGATAAAGACGATGTTCGGCGGCGAGGCAGCTTGGGTGACCGCCGTGGCGACAAGTGCGATTAGGGTCGCTAGAAGGGGGGATTTCATGCTGTGTAGAGGCAATTTGGGGGGAGTGAGAGGAAAACCAATTGAAAATATCTTAACTCGAATCCTGTGGCCGGGGGCATCGCTACAATGCGAAACCTCGCCAAAACGATGGGTTTACGGCAAGAAATCGCGGCAAAACCGTAGCCCGCCGAGGACCCGCTAACTATTTTAGGAGCGGACGAAGTCCGTCATCACCGATCGCGATTTCCCGCAGATCTTTCTCTCCCCCACGAACCTCTCTCCTTTCCCCCGCAGAAACGAAACGAACATGATCTCTCGGTCACGATACACGCTAGCCAGCGTCTGTTTTGCTCTTCTAGTCTCAAACAGTGGATTGTCCGGACCCACGCAAGTGATGGCCGCTGGCAACAAGGGGCCCGTCTACACCGAGACGCCAGATTCGGAACCCAATTTTCCGCTGATGGGCGAGTTTGTTGGTCCGATTAAAACGGATAGCGAAGACAACAACGTGGTGGCTTTGCAAATTCGGCCCATCGGCAACGATACGTTCGAGGCGATTCAGTACCTCGGCGGCTTGCCCGGCGAAGAAGGACACAAGACCGAGATGGTGCAGTTGATCGGCCGTCGCAGTGACGATTTTGTCGTGCTCTCGGGTGGCCCCTACGCCGTGTTTGTGGAAAAGGACGGCTGTCTGGTTTTGGACCGCAAGGGAAGCCGGCTGGGGGAACTGAAACGCGTCGAGCGTGAGAGTTCGACGTTGCACGCGCCGCCGCCAGCCGATGCGATGGTGCTGTTTGACGGCACGTCGACTGACCAGTTTATCAACGGCCAGATGACCAAAGATGGTTTGTTGATGCACGGCACGATGATCAAACCAATGATGCAAGATTTCAATCTGCATC
This genomic stretch from Novipirellula caenicola harbors:
- a CDS encoding TIGR03067 domain-containing protein yields the protein MTTMRYLFSSLLLAGFLLSSVASADDAKAEAIKEDRKKIEGKWQIVELVIQGNKSKDEDAAKFTVVNDDKGAWTLWSDDRKVAMGTSTFDPTTKPKTIDFTPSEGDAKGKQFFGIYQLEKNARKLCFAPSGKVRPTEFSSTAENQHIFVTLKRIKSE
- a CDS encoding TIGR03032 family protein, with translation MLNSIPQTSPLGFNILSSRNFTSWLASENVSLALSTYQSGELFLIGRQADNKISIFERKFARCMGLWSDSQTLCLASVYQIWRMENMLVAGQMDDGYDRVYVPRVGYTTGDVDAHDVAMESDGRLVFVSTMASCLATTSDRYNLQPLWHPPFISKIAWEDRCHLNGLALKDGQARYVTCCSQSDIVDGWRDARADGGCVIDITSNEIITQGLSMPHSPRVYRDRLWLLDSGRGNLGFIDLATGKFEPIAFCPGYARGLAFVGDYAVVGLSLPRRENSFHGLDLDQNLAKRGARARCGLQVIDLRSGDAVQWIRIEGNIQELYDVVTLPGVVRPKALGFLTDEIHHSRVLPPQVNQL
- a CDS encoding GNAT family N-acetyltransferase, which translates into the protein MSNSAWTVEPFERKSHDRTGFDCGVEVLNDWLATKISQYEKRDLARTYVLVEDGSVTIRGYYALSNHTVVFEALPDDQAKGLPQIDIPVVLLGRLAVDKNAHGEGLGEFLLMDALRRAEYLAARIGIQAVEVEAINDHAKQFYLKYGFTPLEDDPQNLFLPVKVIRKLRLPSL
- a CDS encoding VOC family protein, with product MKVLSVVETAIYVDDLDAAEDFYQRILGLDVIAKEPTRHVFFRVGQAQVLLAFNPKTTCTGDKLPHHGAMGPGHFALGIERQSLGDWRQHLQDHRVQIEAEVEWPAGGQSIYFRDPAGNSVELITPGVWQLPSGW
- a CDS encoding DUF2256 domain-containing protein yields the protein MLCLRRSLVAMPHKKPSLPEKTCVVCGRTFQWRKKWAKVWDEVKYCSDKCRKHRGDTASEKEKQS
- a CDS encoding methyltransferase, with translation MHSHSRRRFLVGSLALCLANGCSRDQRDEVDYPFKVAQTWTAEGVMHGDIVQFESVFWEPADTISLRKLIVEDGICSSRDVLEIGTGTGLIAVLCLQYNANSVVATDINPAAVNNAKYNIAMLTESTQADVRQVPHDAPMAFSTIGDRERFDLILSNPPWEDGTVEKPAEHAFYDPNFALMDSLLDGLPQHLNIGGRCLLAYGHLPAIERLLQQATQRGYGCKILDDRKLEDLETDFLPGMLIEVTVPAHSLSSNH
- a CDS encoding sulfatase, encoding MKSPLLATLIALVATAVTQAASPPNIVFIFTDDHCEQALSAYDPARITTPNLDRIANEGMRFDRCYVTNAICGPSRAVIQTGKYSHINGFKTNRDRFNGDQQTFPKLLKANGYQTAVVGKWHLVSTPQGYDYYDVLKGQGPYYNPPMLTAGPDGNPVMRPHTGYTTEIITEKTLAWLKEQRDPNKPFMLMCQHKAPHRNWMPSPKYLNWLDDVTIPEPETLWDDYSGRTRSASRQQMTIKEHLNSNDLKLTGYGTMNAEQRKAWDAAYGPKNEAFKKAQATMTEKEIVQWKYQRYVKDYLRCVKSVDDSVGAVLDYLDEAGLADNTVVIYSSDQGWYLGEHGWFDKRWMYEESLKTPLMVRWPGVVKPGSVNNDIVSNLDYAETFLDIAGTDIPSDMQGRSLVPIFKGNTPADWRKTFYYHYYENPGAHNVARHYGVTNGRHKLIRFYALEGEAIDDWELFDLQKDPNELNSVYANPEYASVRAEMESELARLRKQYDDETLDPIQPIRKRAKQQRR
- a CDS encoding DUF1778 domain-containing protein, with the protein product MATTNNDARINVRLASDLKQIIEEAATALGQTVSEFTVSTVVREARQVIQEAQFTRLSNRDRDAFLEALQASDAKPNDALKAAARRYKKRLG
- a CDS encoding class I SAM-dependent methyltransferase: MNEDDVREHNRRSWDKQVREGNRWTKPVDQETIRKARNGEFEIVLTPTTPVPADWFPPLNGVKTLCLASAGGQQAPVLAAAGAEVTVFDNSPRQLDQDRMVAERDGLQISFVEGDMVDLSVFESESFDLIFHPCSNTFVPSVLPVWQECFRVLRSGGILMAGFTNPVRYIFDDERKENGNLEVRYPLPYSDLDYLDQPHIKQAIESGFALEFGHTLEDQIGGQLKAGFLLAGFYEDRYGESDSDPLSNFLDTFIATRAIKP